One window of the Megalops cyprinoides isolate fMegCyp1 chromosome 2, fMegCyp1.pri, whole genome shotgun sequence genome contains the following:
- the zic1 gene encoding zinc finger protein ZIC 1, protein MLLDAGSQYPAIGVTTFGSSRHHSTGEVTDREVALGINPFADGMGAFKINHSTHDLGSGQTAFSSQAPGYAAALGHHHHPTHVSSYSTAAFNSTRDFLFRNRGFGDATSAQHSLFASAAGSFAGPHGHSDATGHLLFPGLHEQAATHASSNVVNSQMRLGFSGDMYGRADQYGHVTSPRSDHYASTQLHGYGPMNMNMAAHHGAGAFFRYMRQPIKQELICKWIEPEQLTNPKKSCNKTFSTMHELVTHLTVEHVGGPEQSNHICFWEECPREGKPFKAKYKLVNHIRVHTGEKPFPCPFPGCGKVFARSENLKIHKRTHTGEKPFKCEFDGCDRRFANSSDRKKHMHVHTSDKPYLCKMCDKSYTHPSSLRKHMKVHESSSQGSQPSPAASSGYESSTPPTIVSPSTENQSSSSISPASSTVHHTTSHSTLSSNFNEWYV, encoded by the exons ATGCTCTTGGACGCAGGATCGCAGTATCCAGCCATAGGAGTGACTACGTTCGGCTCATCCAGACATCACTCAACCGGCGAAGTCACAGATAGAGAAGTGGCTTTGGGGATAAATCCCTTTGCTGATGGGATGGGCGCTTTTAAAATCAACCACAGCACCCACGACTTGGGCTCTGGACAAACAGCGTTTTCCTCCCAAGCGCCAGGCTATGCCGCTGCCCTGggacaccaccaccaccccacacatGTCAGTTCCTATTCCACGGCGGCGTTCAATTCCACCCGGGACTTTCTGTTCCGAAATCGGGGCTTCGGAGACGCCACGAGCGCGCAGCACAGTCTTTTCGCCTCCGCAGCGGGAAGTTTTGCAGGGCCACATGGACACTCGGATGCCACTGGGCACCTGCTTTTCCCGGGACTTCATGAGCAAGCGGCCACTCACGCGTCTTCCAATGTTGTAAATAGTCAGATGCGCCTGGGCTTTTCGGGGGACATGTACGGCAGAGCCGATCAGTACGGCCATGTAACCAGCCCCAGATCTGATCATTACGCCTCGACCCAGCTGCACGGCTATGGCCCCATGAACATGAATATGGCTGCGCACCATGGGGCAGGGGCCTTCTTTCGGTACATGAGGCAACCGATAAAGCAGGAACTTATCTGCAAATGGATCGAGCCGGAGCAATTGACGAACCCCAAAAAGTCCTGCAACAAAACTTTCAGTACCATGCACGAGCTGGTTACGCACCTCACAGTGGAGCATGTTGGTGGACCAGAACAATCGAATCATATCTGCTTTTGGGAAGAGTGTCCCCGGGAAGGAAAGCCGTTTAAAGCGAAGTACAAACTTGTAAATCACATCAGAGTACACACCGGCGAGAAACCCTTCCCGTGCCCATTTCCGGGCTGTGGCAAAGTGTTTGCTCGATCGGAAAACCTCAAAATccacaaaagaacacacaccG gtgaAAAGCCGTTTAAGTGTGAGTTTGATGGCTGCGACAGGCGGTTTGCGAACAGCAGCGACCGCAAGAAACACATGCATGTCCACACGTCTGATAAACCGTATCTCTGCAAAATGTGCGACAAATCATACACCCATCCCAGCTCGCTCCGAAAACACATGAAG GTTCACGAGTCGTCGTCGCAAGGATCACAACCGTCACCAGCCGCCAGCTCAGGGTACGAGTCATCCACGCCTCCAACAATCGTATCTCCGTCAACAGAGAACCAGAGCAGCAGCTCCATATCCCCGGCATCTTCAACAGTGCATCACACGACCAGTCACAGCACGCTCTCATCAAATTTTAATGAATGGTAcgtgtaa